AATTTGCATGAGTCTAGACAGCGCAAAGCTGCTCGTGAGTAATTTATTTCCAGGATGAAAGTTTTAGTTTATTAAGCAGAAGGCAATGATTTGGTATTGGCTACTTAGTAACAAAGCCAGATTATTCTTCTGATAATCATATATACTGCTTAAAATATCAAAGCCAAGAAACTTCATTGTAGATGTAACTCCTGATACTGACGCTGTGGAGTGACTGGTTGTATGAATCGATGCAGGATGAGGAGATGAATAGCCTTAGGGATCTGATCAATTCTGCAGTTCTAGATTCAGATATGAAGGGTGGATTAAGATGGCCCCAGGGGGAGGAGGCATCTTCTGGTGCTAGATATAGTGTCATTGGGGTTTCGCACACAGTAACCAAAGCCTATAAAAGTTCATCATTTAGGCTGATAGCAAGAAATGTCGATGGATACGATTTCAAGACTGGAACTAGGGAAACTTTTGGAGAAATTTATCTGAAGTTGAAAAGAATTGTTTCAGAAATACAGGCAAGTTCCTTTATTGGTTGACTTTTCCCTATACCTCCTTATGTTGCTTTGGCTCACATAAAACTTCTAATTTGTGAGCTTTATAAGAACCTGCTGAGAGCATCCAGAGCTGACAGATTTATTAAACGCCTCTTCAGTTAGTTCctctttattataaattataaagtttccAGATTCATACCCGTGTAAAGCTGTGCTTTTAATATCTTCTAAaacatttttcttgtatttaaagCTGCATTTGTTGAATTATGAAGGAACGGGGAGCTGAAAGTGATTCAATCTCCAAAATGCTCGAGGACAGCTTAAGACTGATATGGGACAAGTTCTTATGCTGCGAACGGTTTCTAACATGATCATTCCAATTTTAACTCTCTTTTCATCCTCGTCAACATGGAAAGGGGGAGAGCGCCATCTTGACTAGATCCTATCCCATCACGAGGCGCTCTTTGCAAGTCCGAGCTCTCCTCTCTGTTAATTCTAGGCCTTTTtacatctctttttctttctttctttgctttctttcttttatactTGGATGGTTTGAGTGTTAGTTTTTgagaatagaagaagaaagattgtggaagtttggtttgctttaatttatttaatggccatctatttttcttgtttaggtGCCTGCGCTTCTCTACtgcatcaaaacaacacacACGAGAAGATATACTAGATTGGTAGCACATGCTACTTTTGCTATAATGCCTTTCTAGCAGCCTTGAATAAGGTCTCATTGTGTCTAATAAATTGGAAACATACTAAAAACTGACTAGGAGATTGccttatattaatttgattcatgTTTATATAAACACAAAAGCAAAGCTTTTAAGCATCCCAATATCATAGGAGGAAGACATGAGCTCATGAATATGAAtactaagatttttttaattataaatccaGGAGCAAATATGCAGAAAGCCTGCAGATATTGTTTCACATGTTCTCAATCAAAGGAAACATTGCTTATGGATCACAAAAATAGATAGATAGTAGAGCAATCAATGAGGCTGCTTtgtaataaaaggaaataatacTAAGTAATGGCATGTTAAGATTGAAGGAGCCACTATATacaaattataagatttttatggaGGAGATGGATGGTGAGTTGATAACCCAAAAAGAAGTTTCTCTGctcaaagaaaaaaccaaacacaaaaataaacagttaAAATAATCCATCAggttaaaattatgaaacataGCCCAGTAGGTTTTTGGTTCAGACATTTTTACAAATAGTTGAGAAACATTAATGACTAAACCAATTTGTGTCCTAACTTGAAATATTTACTTCCTAGCAACCATTCAAATTGTACACAAATCACAACAACAAAGagggtaaaaaacaaaaaatacttttagtaagcaaaacaaactctaaattaaaaatttatcaattcctCACCTTCAACATTGTTGAGATATTCGTCAACAGAgttgaaaagattgaaactttatgCTTTCTACTTGAAATTTAAGCAAGCATAGGAAGTTATTAGTGATATGCTTACGTTGAAAaggattgattttgaattggaaAATCTACGGACTTAACCTAAAAACAAGAAACCCTGAATTATTCATCCACATATAAATAAGTAAAACAGGTATTAGAATAAAAGGCATTTACTTGAATGGATATTGTTGCTTTCTAATAATTTCTAGGATTTATTGATAGGATTACAACAAAGAGGGAGAACTATGTGTCGTTTGAGTGTTTATATAGAGAGGGGGAGTTTGTTGATGATATATGAgagagtttgtttttcaatcacATAACCAGAACAGAATGAGGGTGAGAAACCCATAACATCTTGGCTGGAATTTGGTGAAGAAATCCAGAATAACATAAGATCCCGAGCGGTTCtaaaaaattttctattttgtttcattttttgaaaTGATACAATATACACCAGCCATTACAAtcagaataaaatataattgacagCTTCGCtaaaaacctaaaatcaaatcaaataagaaaaacttcTCGAGCttcaatatacttttttttcagAATCATTGAAGGTAAAAACTACCTCCATTCAGTTTGTCTCTAAAACGAAATCCATagatatcaaaatcaaagtgATCAGCGGCCGGAATCCAGCCACTCAAGAGTTTTCTCTctgctaattttttttgatagctTTCTTTCTCAGCACCGGCTCCATGAAGAAGTCAGAATGTAATCTTTCTGTTGGCTTTCCCTATTCATTCGTGAATAAGAATAATGAAAGGGCTAGAAGCGTCAGCTTCGTCTTAGGATCGAGGAGTTcaaagctaaaataaaaattggaatgaagcaaaatatcaaaaatactacggaccaaatattaaaaaattaaaattttagatattaaagTGTAGTTTTATGCGCCCTTGAGCTGCATACATTTAGAAAAAGTTGTTAATTTTTgtcaatattaattttgatcttagtttttttaattttatttttacaataattaaaaattcaattatgtcAAATTCACCTGTCATTTAATTCCAGAACAATTTCTGACACCTTAGACACGTGATAACATGCAatctaaaaagaattaaaaaaaatagaggacaCCTAGAACCTGACTTTTGAGTACAAATAGAAAGAAATCTAAAGTTCATTGAACATGACCAACATAGTGAAATTCCAATTTTCTTTAAGATATGTTTAGAAATGTagttgagattgtttttttaaattgaaaatttattaaaatgatatatatattttttttaaattatttttgagatcagcacatcaaaacgattcaaaatacataaaaattaatttttaacaaataaaattaaatttttaaaaaacacaatttacacCGTGTTTCCAAACAGAGTCTTAATGTCTTCGTTAAAGTGTGTGCATGGTGCATATAAAGAAATCTAAAGTTCATTGAACATGAGCAACATAGGGAAAGTTTAATTTCCTTTAGGGtatgtttgagagtgtgattgtagttgcttttcaaaatacttttcgtACTGAAAtgtattataatgatattttttattttttaaaaattatttttgagatcaaggcatcaaaataatccaaaacacaataaaaattaatttttaacaaaaaaaattaattttaataaaaaaaacacggtTTGCACCGCGTTATAAGACTTCTTTAAAATGTGTGCGTGATGCATATAAATAAGGTGTAGGTTGGTCGCTTTAGGTtatcttttttggttttagttttttgaacATAGGTTGCACAACAATTTACAAAGACCTGATTTGTGTGCATAAAGTTAGCTCAAGATACCTAACTgttaaaacaaatgaaaaaaaaaaaagtgaattcaaaatttatttttctagagtactaaattcatattttaaattataataaatattaatttgatccaTAAAGTCAGCATGTTGAATTGAAATGCAAAGCCACATAGTAACTTTGTGTTCAAAACCAATTATACACATTACTTTATATTCATATCAATTCAAGTTTGGTCCCtcgttataaatatttataatttttcatgaaaataagaGATATGCCAATTTacataagaattatttttttttttcaaacatgtgtgttaaatattgtaaattaagatattttttaaaattattttttaattaatatcaatttttttatttttaatatcagcatatcagaattatttaaaaatatctaaaaatatatcaattaattgttttttaaataaaaatatattttaaaaaataattaataatccaagaacaaacaataaaacattaCAAATATTCGATACTACTTATTCTTGGGAAAAGATAAGGATGAACAAATTTTGTAGTTCCCAATAATGAAGAAAACCCTCCCAACGAAGTAAATCAAACCCTCCTAGTGAAGTACTACCATAATTGAGTGTGTGTCCCCTTCCCTCTTTATtcgtgttatatatatatatatatatatatatatatatatatattaagagttttatattttaaaatatataaaagtggttgtttattaaaaaaatttatttaaattatattgaaataatatttttttatttttaaaaaatatttttgatatattaaaataatataaaaatattaaaaatttaatttaaaataaaaaattacaacttaatttagtgtttgtttgtttcGTTTTCCTCTTTAttcattctttatatatataataaaaaaataaaatgggtgtttgtaataattattttaaagtattttttatttagaaatgtattaaaataaaattttttattttttaaaaactatttttaaagttaatctattaaaatgatttaaatatataaaaataatttaatttaaagtaaaaaaaaaaaaaagaatttcagaGTGTTTGTGTGTGTCCCTTTCATTCTTTATCTCTTTTTTGAAGCTTGTTTGACAGTGTgattgcggttgtttttcaaatagctttttgtgttaaaatgcataccaatgatgttttttgatttttaaaaaattatttttgacatcagcacatcaaaatgatttgaaaacaataaaaatatattaatttgaagttaataaaaaaaattcaaattttttcaaaagcacttttgaaacgcagaaacaaacaagcgtactcaattattttaatttttatttattttatttaaaataatttataaaattattattattattattttaatttcattattttttaatttttttatctgttagatatgatctctattattttgattattatttattttatttaatataatttatgaaatttgatttttttcagtttcattttcattcaactttttaatttgtaagatttgtttcttattattttaataaacttgaaaaaaaaaaacattaatatactatttttcagcttattttaaataacataactaaatattataaattatttttcaacacttTTTATGACATTACTaaacatcaaaaattaaattactttttattttcaaaaaaaaatatatcttcaaaCAAATGAGTCAAATTGAGTGTGTGGGTCCCTTTCcctctttctttgtttataCTTTATACATTCAGTCCATCTCCAATTTATCCTGTGAAGGCCCAATAATGGAGATGCCCTTCCTATTGCCAAAGCATTGTACAAAAAAGTATTttggatgatattttattattttaattgtctaaaaacaatgattttttaaagaaaattatcacAATAAGCTAGAAATCTATGGGTTATACATTTATTCAATCTGGTTCTTCATTTACTAGTAGTGGTAATGCTCAATGAAGGattcataataataatgctcaatttattttttaaaatattaattgttcaaattcaatctttatttattttctataaatattttcCTCCTGTTCTTTTCCCGCTTTATTCTTTCTATATATACGTTCTCGCATTTATGTTGCAACAATATAATACCTCCAGAACAGAGCTACTGTTGCACGATCAACATCAGTTTTTAACTCTCAGGTATGATCGTCCCTCTACTGCTATAATCATTCTCAGTTTCTTCATTTTTGGGTCTTAGTTCTTAgcttaaataaatcattattacTAAAATGGTCGACTTAATCAATTTATTGCAACACTAGTTTATctggttgtttctttttttttttttgtaattcatgTTGTGATCATCTGTGACTggattttccttctttcttctgGGTTCTTGAAATATcagaatttcttttcttttcctgtagGTTTCTTTCTGCCTACTTGTTTCAATAATGTGTTCTTTTTGGGCAGCCACTCTACATACGTTTCCTGTAAATTTGATGGCTTACATTCCTCCACACAAGCGGCATTCCAAGGATGTGAGAAGGGCATCCCCGATTCCAGAGACACtgcaacctcaatttcaaagaCATATGAATTTGAGAGCATCCACTTCTCGTAAAAAAAAGAGTGGAAAGATTGTTGATGCAGACAATACCATATATAAATGGTTTGCTGTTGGCTTGGACGAAGATGGCCAGTTTCCTCCTTACATCCATCTCGAGCCGATTTCCTTTGACTATATTGAGAGTAAAACTGGAGAAAAGCCTCTGGTCTTGGTGAATAGCATTGTAACTGAAGGTTGGTGTTCCATCCTTTTCTGTTAGTTGCTTCTTCCCTTGAATGGTGTCTGAGTTAAACGttcttataataaattttgtattaaatttcATGCAATGAAGAGGATATTAAACTGGAAAGGACTTGCTCCAGAAGTCCATGGGAGATTATAGCGGAAAACGTACAGCAAGAACTACTCTCTTCTTTCGAAATTTTGAGGAATGAAATGGATGATCAGGGTTCAGAAAAAATAAAGCCAGAATTGGTTGCTCGATTGGGCAAAATCGCTTTTAGTGGGTCAGCAATCCAACTTCTCTCTATATATTGCAAATTGAGTTAATGTTAATTGGAACATCATCTTTTTTCCAACTTATGATGCCTTTTTAGATGGAAGGATGCAACTGAATATTGCTTATGTTGTGAAGTTGCCTGGAATTGTCTCTGTTTATTCTCCATGACATACTCAATGAACTAAGGGAAGAACGTAGGCATATAAGTGTTCGTTCCTCCATATAGGACCTCGACTGgagttaatattttgatttggtttgtttCGAGTGTATCATATGACTTGTTTTGCTCTAGTGATTGCTTTGATCGCTGCAAAACAAATTCTGCTGGTGCTGTATCAGTGTAACGTAGATATTGTTGATATGCATATACCAGAAGCCATAAGTGCCTATGTTAAATGAAATTCATATTCTCCATCAGTGCAGAAgaagcatgttttatatttcAGTTCTACAAGGATATGCAAGCAAGAATAATTATACTAATTCTGTGATGCAGGAGACATTCAATGGGACTAGAAAGTGTGAATAAAATGCAGGTTGAAGAAGCCATTTTGAGACAACTCAAAAGATCATGGTACATAGATATTCCATCATCATACATGGAAAATATTATAGATGGAGTGGTCCCAGCGATTGGAATTGATTTTGAAGAGGAGAAAGATGTTTACACTGTAAAGGTATCCCTTTTGCTGCATACCGACTCTTGGTAgtgtttttcttatgtttttaattcaatttgtcATTAACTTTTCTTCCTTCAAGCAGTTGTCTGATAATACACGGCCAGATGTAACTGTTTTATGCAAATGTATTGTggtggaaaataaaaaacttcagCTCTACAAGGCAGGTTTTGTACCACTTAGAGTCTTGTCCTctcatgttaattttttcatattatatggtagaattaatttgtttttggtaattTGTGCTTTACCAATCTCATGGACACCTTCTGATATTCACTTATGAATTTAAGGTGGTTTCCACTTTTATACTTTTGCTTGTTCATGGAGTATTAAAGTATAAAGATTTCTTGTAGGTTAAGCTAAACAAAGTGCGCCAGCTGGTCATAGATGTATCATGTCTTGATAAGAATCTGGACCTCGGGCTAATGCTTTGCACCAGCAGGATCTTAACATCTCTAACTGTAAGTTAACATCAGAAATTTAGCTACAATCATACTCCTTGATCGTTAGACACTCATTGGAGCATGAAGTGAGAAAATTTGAGCAAGCATCCTACCTTTGTATTTTCCTCCAATTACATTCTTAATCGTGTCCAGCCAGTGCTTTCTCCATTTCAAAGAATGTCATGATGGAAAATAGCAAGTAATCTTTATCCTAGAATTTAGTTTGATCGCCTAGAAGAGAAGATACGTAAAACAAGCATTAATTGAGTAGGCTTGCACTAGCGAGATAGGTTAACAAGTCTAGAACGAAATTTAGAAGGTTAAAACCATATTCCTGGATATTGGTTTTTCATGcttgaaaaattaatgattttcataGTTGGAACAATGATTTCCCTAGATTTGCACGAGAGATTTTCAACTAGAGTCTAGACAGCGCAAAGCTGCTCGTGAGTAATTTATTTCCACcatgaaaattttagtttattaagcAGAAGGCAATGATTTGGTATTGGCTACTTGGTAACTAAGCCAGAATATTATTCTTCCGATAATCATATATACTGCTTAAACTATCAAAGCCAAGAAACttcattgtagatttaactCCTGATATAATTGGAATTTAACTCCTGATAGTGACGCTGTGGAGTGACTGGTTATATGAATCGATGCAGGATGAGGAGATGAATAGCCTTAGGGGTCTGATCAATTCTGCCGTTCTAGATTCAGATATGAAGGGTGGATTAAGATGGCCCCTGGGGGAGGAGGCATCTTCTGGTGGTAGATATAGTGTCATTGGGGTTACGCACACAGTAACCAAAGCCTATAAAAGTTCATCATTTAGGCTGACAACAAGAGATGCCGATGGATACGATTTCAAGACTGGACCTAGGGAAACATTTGGAGAGATTTATCTGAAGTTGAAAAGAATTGTTTCAGAAATACAGGCAAGTTCCTTTATTGGTTGACTTTTCCCTATGCCTTCTTATGTTGCTTTGGCTCATATAAAGCTTCTAATTTGTGAGCTTTCTAAGACCCTAATGAGAGCATCCAGAGCTGACAGATTTGTTAAACGCCTCGTCAGTTAGTTGctctttattataaattataaatttccaGATTCATGCCTTTGTTAAGTTGTGTTTTTAATATCTTCTAAaacatttttcttgtatttaaagCTGCATTTGTTGAATTGTGAAGGAACGGGGAGCTGAAAGTGATTCAATCTCCAAAATGCTCGAGGACAGCTTACGACTGATATGGGAGAAGTTCTTATGCTGCGAACGGTTTCTAACATGAACACTCCAATTTTAActctcttttcttcctcttcagCATGGAAAGGGGGAGAGCCCCATCTTGTCTGGATCCTATCCCATCACGAGGAGCTGTTTGCAAGGCCGATTTCTCTCCTCTCTGTTAATTCTAGGCCTCTTtacatctctttttctttctttctttctttctttgctttctttcttttatactTGGATGGTTTGAGTGTTAGTTTTTGAGAATAGAcgctggaaaaacaaaaaagaagaggaaagattGTGGAAGTGTGGTttgctttaatttctttaatggctatcaatttttcttatttcgGTGCCTGCGCTTCGCTGCTGCATCAACTAAACACATACAATCAAAACAACACACACGTGAAGATATACTAGATTGGTAGCACATGCTACTTTTGTTAGCGTGAGCCATTAGAAGATATAAGGAAATAAAACACCAGTTGTATCAACTTCCTAGTTGTAGTCGTATATATCAACtctctagtttttaggcttcaACCTAGAAGAGGCTGTTATGTAAAAGTAGTTTAGTTAAAACACATCTCTTAACTCCTTTCCCTGTATCTCTATATATAGACCTTGAGTCAATTAATAAAGTTAAATTAGTCTGTTTCTCCAGAAAATcagacatggtatcaaagcataGTCTAGGGATTTCTATAACCTAAACAGAGAATTAACCCAACGACTTTGACCTTATGGCTGAATATTCCACTGAATTGATTCAGCCACAAAATCCCATAACAAACTCCATGCTTGACAACTTCACGACGAAGATGACGGAGGCTTTGACAAAAGCCCAGGCTACTTCACAGCCAATTATCAATGACTCTTCTGCAGCACCAACGGGCATTAAGTTGGATGGATCCAACTATGCTTTATGGTCCCAGGTGGTAGAGATGAACATCTCAGCCAAAGACAAACTGGGGTATATTAACGGAGACTTCCCTCAACCCTCAGAAGCAGACCCAACATTCCGTAAATGGCGCACTGAAAACTCCGTGGTGAAAGGGTGGTTGATTAATTCAATGGACCAATCATTGGTTGCAAACTTCATCCGCTTCCCAACAGCAAAACAGGTGTGGGACGCCATTGCAACTACATATTTTGATGGAACTGACACATCACAGGTTTATGAACTTCGACGCAGGGTAACTCGAATGCGGCAGAGAGGAGGATCAATCGAAAAATATTACAATGATTTACAAGGGATATGGCGGGAGATAGACTTTCAACGCCCCAATCCCATGGAATGTGCAACAGACATTCAAAATATAACTCTCTGATACAGGAGGAAAGAGTTTATATTTTCT
This genomic stretch from Populus alba chromosome 19, ASM523922v2, whole genome shotgun sequence harbors:
- the LOC118046784 gene encoding uncharacterized protein isoform X3, producing MLQQYNTSRTELLLHDQHQFLTLRYDPTLHTFPVNLMAYIPPHKRHSKDVRRASPIPETLQPQFQRHMNLRASTSRKKKSGKIVDADNTIYKWFAVGLDEDGQFPPYIHLEPISFDYIESKTGEKPLVLVNSIVTEEDIKLERTCSRSPWEIIAENVQQELLSSFEILRNEMDDQGSEKIKPELVARLGKIAFSGRHSMGLESVNKMQVEEAILRQLKRSWYIDIPSSYMENIIDGVVPAIGIDFEEEKDVYTVKLSDNTRPDVTVLCKCIVVENKKLQLYKVKLNKVRQLVIDVSCLDKNLDLGLMLCTSRILTSLTDEEMNSLRGLINSAVLDSDMKGGLRWPLGEEASSGGRYSVIGVTHTVTKAYKSSSFRLTTRDADGYDFKTGPRETFGEIYLKLKRIVSEIQERGAESDSISKMLEDSLRLIWEKFLCCERFLT
- the LOC118046784 gene encoding uncharacterized protein isoform X1, with amino-acid sequence MCSFWAATLHTFPVNLMAYIPPHKRHSKDVRRASPIPETLQPQFQRHMNLRASTSRKKKSGKIVDADNTIYKWFAVGLDEDGQFPPYIHLEPISFDYIESKTGEKPLVLVNSIVTEEDIKLERTCSRSPWEIIAENVQQELLSSFEILRNEMDDQGSEKIKPELVARLGKIAFSGRHSMGLESVNKMQVEEAILRQLKRSWYIDIPSSYMENIIDGVVPAIGIDFEEEKDVYTVKLSDNTRPDVTVLCKCIVVENKKLQLYKVKLNKVRQLVIDVSCLDKNLDLGLMLCTSRILTSLTDEEMNSLRGLINSAVLDSDMKGGLRWPLGEEASSGGRYSVIGVTHTVTKAYKSSSFRLTTRDADGYDFKTGPRETFGEIYLKLKRIVSEIQERGAESDSISKMLEDSLRLIWEKFLCCERFLT
- the LOC118046784 gene encoding uncharacterized protein isoform X2, translating into MAYIPPHKRHSKDVRRASPIPETLQPQFQRHMNLRASTSRKKKSGKIVDADNTIYKWFAVGLDEDGQFPPYIHLEPISFDYIESKTGEKPLVLVNSIVTEEDIKLERTCSRSPWEIIAENVQQELLSSFEILRNEMDDQGSEKIKPELVARLGKIAFSGRHSMGLESVNKMQVEEAILRQLKRSWYIDIPSSYMENIIDGVVPAIGIDFEEEKDVYTVKLSDNTRPDVTVLCKCIVVENKKLQLYKVKLNKVRQLVIDVSCLDKNLDLGLMLCTSRILTSLTDEEMNSLRGLINSAVLDSDMKGGLRWPLGEEASSGGRYSVIGVTHTVTKAYKSSSFRLTTRDADGYDFKTGPRETFGEIYLKLKRIVSEIQERGAESDSISKMLEDSLRLIWEKFLCCERFLT